Proteins from one Diorhabda carinulata isolate Delta chromosome 10, icDioCari1.1, whole genome shotgun sequence genomic window:
- the LOC130898401 gene encoding uncharacterized protein LOC130898401 — MVNWSIICLLLLLLLQKCASITLRSYISAKGLHGTITFTKYQDEIRINTNLEATLEYPTQIWSWYVTEFPVDYSLIEARCQNLGKKLLSMQDTFGYLILPDNQTAVYVTRELTINGALGLYGKGLYFKNEDTSEVICSSITMVDKEKEKIAVARFNSPIAGNVYFRWFSTKDNHTDMLITTDLYHVRNKENFSKSLEYTEHSWKIYVTDILDSEETRHVDNCNILQLVFDPDNKEKGKALGDIDKRLGKVKVSTDYSRYKYKTLFRDTELLLLPSDLTGPQRRLYLVLFESKHQDVFLGCAKINYNSPKHTRVIIQSGGIKGDVKMIQHTKFEPTFLTVNLTTTRGDLETRIVYSSTVAGYKIHELPMKPSRSVGLNENSCLTTNFVYNPLKININNVPPNGFGTQDQYSIGDLSGKLLGRNNETVLVPGGQELTGTYWDTYLPLQGIHSIVHRSLVIYKNTQYPSSELVAEPWICGGITLYESNFKYQKQIFTAQVLFRYPTVGRMLMRQAKNEPHADTTVLIEYLVHADGAALNNSNDHRWAIHELPPGKDFYNWTGRCLSSGNVYNPYKVDFGNGTSSARCSMDNIGLCRLGDLSTRQGTLNIAGKMADSDKISRKLWTDPSIPLTGFHNVLGKSLVLYDDNGPKARGERLACSIIGGVYRRKAVARDWFPNGQDITLKGKIEFVQQTEYDITDIDVDLEGLNNVNEYHIHMTPVEENLEFPCEETSLYGTWNPLNVDPASSPRAYHGTPDQYEAGDLSGKFGSLENQTLYKTYYNDTLLSLFGPRSILGRSVVLYQKKSRRWACSTIERGYSPSEARELRAIASFHNPNGFAFGYMKMRQLIHKDGSASDTTIEVKLRHPGKNDRNVTRNHNWAIYVNPVGVDATVKTMATRCVAGGYVWNPFFTQLADPLNTDLYQQECGPENPLRCHVGDLSARLGTIDIGLRRKVFTDSNFPLEGDVTAVGKSIVILAPEKRGERYACANIEPDYDIIKYANIEKPPRFVVAQFIEDIREVMGIPEWFLTVDSRKTKSLHNDGCVQLLLHFKGPIANRLEQDFNRLMLIGRLDAPSLYIPGYINEKRKVKIAYKLCGAKDPNEKSMKNSFFFKSRSSTVKSTVLLPCLILFIIKFV; from the exons ATGGTGAATTGgtcaataatttgtttattgttgttattac ttttacaaaaatgtgCCTCTATAACTCTACGAAGTTATATTTCCGCGAAGGGTCTCCACGGTACGATCACTTTCACAAAATATCAAGATGAAATACGAATAAATACTAATCTTGAAGCTACTTTGGAATATCCTACGCAAATATGGTCTTGGTACGTGACGGAATTCCCCGTAGATTACAGTCTGATAGAAGCCAGATGtcaaaatttaggaaaaaaattactttccaTGCAAGATACTTTTGGGTATTTAATTTTACCTGATAATCAAACTGCAGTTTATGTTACAAGGGAATTGACGATAAACGGAGCGTTAGGACTTTATGGGAAAGGTCTTTACTTCAAAAATGAAGATACTTCCGAAGTTATTTGTTCTTCTATCACTATG GTGgataaagaaaaagagaaaatagcCGTTGCTAGATTCAATAGTCCCATCGCTGGAAATGTCTATTTCAGATGGTTTTCGACCAAAGATAATCATACCGACATGTTGATTACAACTGATCTGTATCATGTTcgtaataaagaaaattttagtaaatCTTTGGAATATACAGAGCATTCTTGGAAAATTTACGTAACAGATATTTTGGATTCAGAAGAAACTAGACATGTGgataattgtaatattttacaGCTTGTATTTGATCcagataataaagaaaaag gtaAAGCTTTAGGTGACATTGATAAAAGACTGGGAAAAGTAAAAGTATCCACTGATTATAgcagatataaatataaaactttatttagggacacagaattattattattaccaagCGATCTAACCGGACCTCAAAGAAGATTATATTTAGTACTTTTCGAAAGTAAACACCAAGATGTCTTCTTAGGATGTGCCAAAATCAACTATAATTCACCTAAACACACCCG agTAATAATTCAATCCGGGGGTATAAAAGGCGATGTTAAAATGATCCAACATACCAAATTCGAACCAACTTTCTTAACCGTGAATTTGACAACAACTAGGGGAGATTTGGAAACTAGAATAGTTTATAGTTCGACTGTCGCAGGATATAAAATTCATGAATTACCAATGAAACCTTCTAGGTCTGTTGGACTGAATGAAAATTCTTGTTTGACGactaattttgtttataatccgttaaaaattaacatcaacAATGTTCCCCCGAATG GTTTTGGAACACAAGATCAATATTCCATTGGGGATTTATCTGGGAAGTTATTAGGGAGAAACAATGAAACAGTTTTAGTACCTGGAGGTCAAGAATTAACAGGTACATATTGGGATACGTATCTACCTCTACAAGGAATACATTCCATAGTACACAGATCGTTAGTAATATACAA AAATACACAGTATCCATCTTCAGAGTTGGTAGCCGAGCCTTGGATTTGTGGTGGTATTACTCTTTATGAATCGAATTTCAAATACCAAAAGCAAATTTTTACGGCACAAGTACTCTTTAGATACCCCACAGTAGGGAGGATGTTGATGAGACAAGCCAAAAATGAACCCCACGCGGACACTACGGTTCTAATAGAATATTTAGTCCATGCCGACGGTGCAGCTTTGAATAATTCCAATGATCATAGATGGGCGATACACGAATTACCGCCTggaaaggatttttataattggACTGGGAGATGTTTGAGTTCGGGGAATGTTTACAATCCTTACAAg GTAGATTTTGGTAATGGTACATCGTCGGCTCGTTGTAGTATGGACAACATAGGTTTGTGTAGATTAGGAGATCTGTCGACTCGTCAAGGTACTTTAAATATAGCGGGAAAAATGGCCGACAGTGATAAGATATCGAGGAAATTGTGGACGGATCCATCGATACCATTAACTGGTTTCCATAACGTTTTAGGCAAATCTTTAGTTTTATACGACGACAACGGACCAAAAGCAAGAGGTGAAAGATTAGCTTGTTCAAT AATTGGTGGGGTGTATAGAAGAAAAGCTGTAGCGAGGGATTGGTTTCCGAATGGTCAAGATATTACACtaaaaggaaaaattgaatttgttcaACAAACTGAATACGACATTACTGATATAGACGTTGATTTAGAAGGTTTAAACAACGTTAACGAGTACCACATACATATG acACCTGTTGAGGAAAATTTGGAATTCCCTTGCGAAGAAACTTCTTTATACGGTACATGGAACCCGTTAAATGTCGATCCAGCTTCGTCACCAAGAGCTTACCATGGTACCCCCGATCAATACGAAGCTGGCGATTTAAGTGGAAAATTCGGTAGCTTGGAAAATCaaactttatataaaacttATTATAACGATACACTGTTAAGTTTGTTCGGTCCGAGGAGTATTTTAGGAAGGTCTGTTGTATTGTATCAAAAG aaatcaaGAAGATGGGCATGTTCGACCATCGAAAGAGGCTACAGTCCATCTGAAGCTAGAGAATTAAGAGCCATTGCTTCTTTTCACAATCCCAATGGTTTCGCTTTCGGTTACATGAAGATG agaCAATTGATACATAAAGATGGAAGCGCTAGCGATACCACCATAGAAGTTAAATTGAGACATCCCGGCAAAAACGATAGGAATGTC acTAGAAATCATAATTGGGCGATTTATGTTAATCCAGTGGGTGTAGACGCCACTGTCAAAACTATGGCTACAAGATGTGTTGCAGGTGGTTATGTTTGGAACCCATTTTTCACTCAACTGGCAGATCCTCTAAAT ACGGACCTCTATCAACAAGAATGTGGACCAGAGAATCCTCTAAGATGTCATGTTGGTGATCTATCAGCTCGATTGGGTACAATCGATATAGGTTTAAGAAGAAAAGTTTTCACGGATTCCAATTTTCCTTTAGAAGGTGATGTAACTGCTGTCGGGAAATCGATTGTTATACTAGCTCCAGAGAAAAGGGGAGAAAGATATGCTTGTGCCAATATTGAACCCGACTATGACATTATTAAATATGCTAATATCGAAAAACCACCTCGCTTTGTAGT TGCTCAGTTTATAGAAGATATAAGAGAAGTGATGGGAATCCCCGAGTGgtttttgacagttgacagtagGAAAACGAAGTCTTTACACAACGATGGCTGCGTTCAACTGTTACTGCATTTCAAAGGACCGATAGCGAATCGATTAGAACAGGATTTTAATAGATTGATGCTAATCGGAAGACTAGACGCTCCTAGTTTATATATACCAGGATATATAAACGAGAAACGAAAAGTTAAAATCGCTTATAAATTATGCGGAGCTAAAGATCCAAACGAAAAGA GCATGAAgaatagttttttcttcaaatctaGATCTAGTACCGTGAAATCCACTGTATTGTTACcttgtttgattttatttataattaaatttgtataa
- the LOC130899084 gene encoding myosin regulatory light chain 2 has protein sequence MADKEKKVKKKKKEEAEAAPAPAPAAAETRSSSKSSSKKAKRSGSNVFSMFSQAQVAEFKEAFQLMDHDKDGIISKSDLRATCDAVGKLASEKELDEMINEASGPINFTQLLGLFGTRMADSGGTDDDEVVIKAFKSFDENGTIDGDRFRHALMTWGDKFTAKECDDAFDAMDIDDNNRIDTQALITLLTAAEKEGEEEGEAA, from the exons GCGGATAAAGAAAAGAAGgttaagaagaagaagaaggaagaaGCAGAAGCTGCACCAGCCCCCGCACCCGCTGCCGCCGAAACCAGGTCGTCCTCAAAAAGTTCCTCGAAGAAAGCAAAGAGGTCCGGTTCCAATGTCTTTTCCATGTTCTCCCAGGCTCAAGTAGCCGAATTCAAGGAAGCTTTCCAGCTAATGGACCACGACAAAgatg GTATTATTTCGAAGAGTGACTTGAGAGCCACTTGCGATGCCGTCGGTAAATTAGCGAGTGAAAAAGAACTAGACGAGATGATCAACGAAGCATCTGGACCAATCAACTTCACTCAATTACTGGGTTTGTTTGGTACCCGTATGGCCGATTCCGGTGGTACTGACGACGACGAAGTTGTCATTAAAGCCTTCAAATCGTTCGACGAGAATGGTACCATCGACGGCGATCGATTCCGTCACGCCCTTATGACCTGGGGAGACAAATTCACCGCCAAAGAATGCGACGACGCCTTCGACGCTATGGATATCGATGATAACAACAGAATCGACACCCAAGCTCTCATTACCCTCCTTACAGCAGCAGAAAAGGAAGGAGAAGAAGAAGGCGAAGCAGCATAG